One Styela clava chromosome 4, kaStyClav1.hap1.2, whole genome shotgun sequence genomic window, CCCAATTTTCACCACATTCATCGTGGTGTAATGCAGCAGTTCCCAACCTGTTGGTGTACAGAGTCTGTTGCCAGCCTTACGATTAGACCTTATGCTCCATGCTCCAAACAAGCGGAAGTGACCACTGGTGGATAAGGAGCTGCCCCAGTTTTGGATTATAGGAATCTTCCTGATTAAACATTCTcttatccaatttattatacaCTGGGTTGGGTGGAGGGCATGGAATTTAATCCCGATATTTTGATCTGTGATGCCATTATAGCTAAATCTATTACATCAACCAGTAGTCCACAGCAcccacaaaacaaaaaagattattttcaaaacatcatTTAAAGAACTGGCAGTATGGTAGTAGTAGGTCGGAAACCCAGAGCTGAACGGTTTCACCATGATTTTCTACTCTAGGTGATCGATTCACCAATTAAAGTTGGGCCAAGAGGATTCCAGCTTGCCAAAGTCAACAATATTAAAACACCTCTCAAAATCAGTGACACCGACAAAGTAAAACCAATGGAGATGTAACATCATAGGATATATGTTTCTGAAGCATTTAAACGTAACTAATTCTGTTTTTTGGTAACCCAATCTAAGATAACCCTGGTGAGGTAGCAGGCATGGGTTTTGTATTTACGATAAGTCCGTCAAGAAAATGAAAACTTACAATTGATAAAATCTCTTGCGGCCGCAAGCATAAGAGTCATCCCCATTTCAGCTGTGGCAGAACTGAGTATATGAGGAGTATTGGACACCTTGACTCCATAACTTTTGGCCATGGCGACGTCAATATGGTTGTATCCCGCTCCTATAGCAGCAATAACTTTTAAATTCGGGAGAGCATCAAGCCAGGCCTTTGAAATCTTGAAAAAGGGAACAATATTGTAATGTACATTGGAAATTTGGATCAAATTCACtgaatgtatatatttatgcaTTAAAGGTACAGAACACTCCCGATATGTACAATAGTTCGTTAATGACAGGTCCATATTCAAGGTTTCAGTGTGAAACGTTATTAGGGTATAAATCAGCAACTAGTAATTTTCTATAATAATCCTTAAAAAAGATTTGCTTGGGACAAAAACTTGCGAAAGGCGAACATTCAGTGGGACATTCGTAAGAATGTTCATTAAACATTGAAATGGTGATCTTTTATGGGTTCCCAAGATCGTAAAGCCATCTTATCACACATtcatcacaaaatatattaAGAAATTCTATCATAATTCTATATTGGTTCTGTAGCTGTTTGCATCTGCATGTCCATCAGTGATGATCCTCCTTTGTTTCTGAGTGACATAACTCTATTGGTTTCAGAAGCTCACTGCATTTCTGCAGTCAATAACATTGTTAATCAAAGATGAGCCAACTACAAAGTGTATGCATAATATAACCttctaatgaaaaataaaacataaacagCAATGACATACCCTCTGAGGCCCCCATATGATAATCCCGACAATATTACTCCACTTTTGCATCTGCATATCCTTCTCAAACTCTGCTATCCATACAATATCAAAATGCTTTTCCACGACATCTATGAACATTTGGCTGACACCATATTTTTCATCTCGTACAGTCATAAGCACCATTGGCATTGTACACATCTTTAAGCTTGAAACGTTAAATTCAACGGCAAAATAGtctaaaatatctaaaatataaGACGAAATTAttacatttcaaattatttattccATTATACATAAAGAAAGCATAGTAAGAGCAGTAAAGAGTGCTAAAATGTTGAAGTCTAGCATTTTTTGGTATTTGAGTTATATTTTCATAATCCCCAGAGTCTCTCAAAGTCTGTCAGTTTTCCAAATTTATTCAGAGTAAGTTTTCgtatcaaaaattttataattttgcacAGTACCCAAAACTTGCTTTGAAATATAGAATTACAACATGGAATGTCAAACGAATGAATATTAATAATCGAATTGTATGTGTGGGAATTATCACTGCGTGAAAACTTGGCAGCTCTAAGTAAAGCCACGACACACCATTTTAAAATGTACTGATGCAAACAAACGCTGGTTACTAACATGGAGGCTATTCATTTCTGGGCAAAAAATGTTAAGTATTaatgtttgttttatattatttatcatttaattTTGCGGCCATGGAACGCTCCCTGCCAGTATCCGATCATATTCTTGAGTCgcaagattttacaaaatttcttttttgaaaaatttgggttgagaaccactgatctggtccagggctactcaactatttttaccggaGGTCCGCATGCAAAAGCACACAATTTCTTGGCAGACtgatgattattagctaatcaagattgtttgttatggcggtatagttcttttcatatatatttttaaatctataaaagtgattttatagaagaaaacttcaaaagtggggctaatgatccaaaatgaagaattatgcgcggtccgaatcgaatacccgaaaggtccggattcggaatgcggtccgccagttgagtagccctgatctagTCTCCAAACTTCAAAAAGGCTGCCggtgctgcacactaacacaaatgtatttgttCTTTTATATATGTGACCAAGATGAGATTTCCTCAGACAAGCATATTTCAACTCAGTCAGATAAAGCATTAAAgacatagggtgtccataaagaccctttacaatttcagttttgttatgaagtcagttctcattatatcgtaaccaggtttgttgttttctaatcaataattattcaagtatttttgtttcatttcataCATCTGTAAGGGCCAAAGCAATATTTGTTtgcgataaattccctttgcaatttagaaaataattaggactttatggacaccctatatatttgTGTGTGTATTCACAGAACTCTGGAATGACAGAATTACCAAATTGTCTAATACTGTACTactatttttatcaataaatgaaataccGGTAAACATAAATAAGATGgacatatttcaaatattaaacaaccCCAACACTTCTATTCCAagttgattttgaaaataaaataatatattcagcacaaataaatatatacaagataaatataaattgttcTACTTAATATAATCGCTTGAAGAGGAAGACTGGGCACACTTGGAGAGAAGCAAAAAGAAGGGGCTGATAAACTAAAAAATAAGTCTTAACAGTAGTTATTGTTATGAATTGTCATAAATATTTCCTGCACCATTTTCACTTAAAATATCCtggaaataaatgaaacccTGGTCATATGCATGGCATATGGATGAAAAGTTAAATGAAAGATATTGTTTGAACAAAATCACACAAAACATTTGCATCACAACATTTTGAAagaatttaaatttcattttagaCCCCCTAGCAATACAGCCAAGGTTACCatatcgtgcttatttctaagatttgtgcttattttccaGCCCGCGTACTATAAcgtaacgatgtgcttatttctaagaaaagtgcCTATTTTTAAGTTgcgtgcttattttgtcttagaaacATGGAATACTCGTTTGTGTTTTGGGTACAAAGATTCCGAGGAAACGAGGGATGATGCTCATTATTATAGGAAACGCATATTCACGGCACGCTTCGCTGTGTTATTATTGTGACGTATCAATTATCCATCACCAAAAACAACTGAAGCAAATTGTTGTTAGcgataaatataaatgatttgacCTATGCTTTGACTCAGTGAAGTTAACATTTAAAATGATTactttctcatttttattctgCGTTTCTGCCGTTGTTAAGTTCCCCCCCCAAAAATAACCTTTTGACACCTGTGCCTTTTTTTGGCTCTAGGTAGATACCGTAGTAACCATGAATATTATTCTCTATTACTCAGGAATAAGTAACTCATACCACTAAaaacacatataaaaataatgaagtAGCATGGAATGTCCAGCACGATCTGATataaatattggaaaaaaatgcTAGTTTGAAAATACATTCTTATCTGTATAATTCTTAACATCATAAAGATAACAATATGGCCATAAAATGTCAGTCAAAAATAGCCATAAATTCCAGCAAAAAATGTAAACTTATGACAATCAATATGAGAATCAATAAAATGGGGTTGGATTTTGTCTGGGTGGAATCTcctttgaaaaacattttccaTGAGTGAAATTTCAAAGGGTGAAAGATGGCCACATAATACATCGTGTTTAGGATGGAATTTTGTTTGGGGGGGAATATTCCATTGGGGaaatttttcatgaatttcACTTTCAAAAAGAGGATTTTCATAGTTCCCCCTATGATATACCATGTACTATATGTGTATTAATTCTTGTCTAACGCAATTAAAGAACCAGCAAGCTATCTTGTATACAATTATCTATTTTTCCTACCATCGAGTAATAATAAGACCAAACGCGTATACTTCTAgacaataaaaatcataaaagcAGAAACAATAAAAAGTTGCAGGCAACGAATTATGTATTCATTAATCCTCAGTTTGAGTGAATAGTCCATTAGAATCTGCTGTGTCCAGTAGGTCACAAATAATAGGCGACTCAACACCTAATATATAACTACATGTCGCAGGTTCACGTAAATAAATTGTAACAGCGTGCTTACTGCTGCTCGCTTTACACTTTAGCTTGACAATAACTTCCCGCGGCTTCCCGATTGCTTCACAAAAATCACCTTTATGATAGAAATGTTCCACCATGATAACTTTTTTATCTGTTGTTTTAGTTGTAGCATCATATTCTTCCCTGTAAATTCTCGCTCTTCTATTTTTTGCCCAATTCAAATGAGCTTCTTTGTCCCATTTTCCAACCATTATTATTGCCCGCCCCATTGTTTTGTCATCATGGTATTGTTTTACATGTTTACCATAACAATATTCATAATTCCACCATCCAGAACTTCCACGGAGACAAAAATCTCCCGAAAGAAAATCTCGTACAAGAGCTTTATCTGtttgttttgatatttcagGACTATCAACACGTCTATAATCATCTCTAGTATGCTCAAGTTCGATTTCTGTCTCTTCATGACGTTTTGGGGCCGTAAAATGTTGTTGGTTGGCGAAATTGTTCTCTATATTCTGTTTTACTAAAGTTTTTGGTTTTCTGGGTGAATCATCTAATGAAGTACAGTATATTTCATTTACTGGAGTTCCTTTCACTTTATAAAATGGATTTGCACATAAAGTAGGTGTTAGGATCACTAGTTCATACTCACAAGAACTTGTTTCGCTTACGGACATAATTTCATTTCGTGATTCCGGGTGACATACATATAAAACTCGTGTTTTCCTTTTTCCACCGTTTTTGAGTTCACATGCAGTTCCATTACCCATATCTATAGGATAATACGGGGTCATGATTCCGTCTAACTTTTTGGCAGGAATATCTTTAGCACCTTTGGGTATGTTACCTAATTTGTTGAAAACACCTTTGCTGTCTGGTTCCTCGGAAAAATATCCTAAAAAGAACTCTTGTAGTTTTATTACACCACCTGCTGCTTTTTCCTCGTGATATTGCCTAATATGCTTCCCATGGCATATCTCATAAGTCCAGTATGTCTCCAGCCGATATGTGcatggtttttgttttaaaacTGGTGACAGTAATTCTACTGGTGACGCAGATGATTGAAAATCGTCTTTCTCGTTTTTACCTTTTGCTGATGACGGTATCATGCATTtatatttctcatttttatcagtttttataATAACTGCATCTTCGTCGTTATAGTCCTCGGACTTTGTTGCAGAATCTTTCAATTCAAAAGTCTTTCCAGGCCAATTAAGGTTATATACAATGCTATCATCCAAAATAGCATACGAGTATGATGTCCATACaataaataaagcaaatttgaaaatgtctgcAAACATCTTCAGTCTTGTTAAagcatttaaaatatgaaagtcTGCGAAGTAAATGAGAATATCGTTAGAAATAGGAGgatattttgtttcatatttatctctgCAAGTGGGAAGTGCAACTTCTGGGAAGATAGATACTGTAGATAgaggtctggtatagtttagtaccacatataccgtatttattcaattataacgcgcactcgtgtataacgcgcacctttaaattttgaatgaaaattggtataaaattctttttttttattttttttctactaACTACTGGTAAGCACATAACATCTCAACGCAGCGGGAATGTCAACATCTCAACGCAGCGGGAATGTCAAACGCAtgctgagctgtcgcatgtgcgtgtgcttgcacgaaatcgaACGCTTGCACGAATGTCAAACGCAcgctgagctgtcgcatgtacgtgtgcttgcacgaaatcATCCTGCATTGGAATGTGCATGCGCGAGCGCACGCACGTTTCAGATGtttaaaaccacattttcaataccgcatttctcagacctcgtgtataacgcgcagcattgatttttgcctaaaattcagttcaaaattttgcgcgttataatcgaataaatacggtacTTCTAattgacctggctcaacaatttttgcatatgtcattcctaatcCCCACCTGACTACTTCACCAAATATTACGTCACTAAGACGTCACAGTGGTGTATTAAAGACCTCCAAAGTGTTCGAAATCGATcaagctatttctctcattttctcgccccaacgatcccgatatgagagaggcCACTGGCATTAGAGAGTTCGTTACGATCGGCGCAGATGCCGTTTTGTGGATCGTAGCTATAcattggcaagctctatgacgtgattgtgacattGTAGTGACATagtttttggatgacatagtcaggtgagggttaggaatagcatatgtGAAATTCActatgctacgcccaccggaagtactggtggtactaaactataccagacccgtagatagtttattttgaaaactccctAATACacacaaatttgaaaatgagaATTCTGGAAAGTGAGAAAAAACCCCAATAAAGTGCTGGTTCAATGTACCCTACTTTCCGACTTTGGtggaaccaaaactcatttagcttttgCTTTTGGTAAAATTTTTGAAACTGCTTTCCAATTGTCTAACCTTAGATAGATAGatggattttatttcgattcattcacaaaaaataaaacaatacacaaaaGAGAGAAAGGCGAAGAATCTGGAAAGTAaacaaaacctaaaaaaaagtttataacgTATTAAACATATTCACTCactgaagaagaagaaaaaaacaaatcaCAACAAACAAACATGAATACAAACGATTAGACAATATTCAGGTGTCTAGCGTCTAacttcaaaaatcaaattatgtGCAATTATTTTCTACTAAAATAGTGAACTGAATAGCGGGTGTGTGAGCGATGTGTGAGACGACATCTAAACAAACAACTGAATAAATTGTTTCTAGATGAAAAATGTCTGAATGTGTAAACCTATGCCGGCAATTCGTGCTTAAAACCATAAAAATCGAACTATCGAGTTATTGCCATAACAGCAACTAACTGTTATATATAACGTGTACACAATAATGTGAACATCGATTGTCAGTTCTAAAAGTTTTACAGAAGTAAACTATTCAGATTATAcaaaaaaacgtgaaaaaaaaattaatagtcGTGAAAAATCTAGACGTCTCTAGCAACTTCGTGGTACAGAATTTTTACTTAAAAGTTAATATTTCATCTGTTGAATTCATATTTCTCGTTTTGCCAATGCTTTGTTGAAGATTTCCTAGTTCTGCAGTTACGACCATTGCTGCACGAGTTCGAAACGGATATCGGTACCGTACCGCACGGGTACTATCCGATATGAGTCACAAAAGACTGAAAGATACTGTACCAACTACCCTACCGGTACGTTTGCCAGCTCCACATGTTGATTTCATGGGCACATTTATCTTGCTTtgatcaaaaatgtaacaaaacctTCAATTGCCTGTTCCTTTTAATTTATTAGGGACTGCTCTGCAGATTCCTTTAATTGCTTACATTCCTTAAATACCTTTCCCTgtcggtaccgtaccggtaggtaccggtacctgtCTAGGCAGCAGTAAATGTACCGGTACAAGACCGACGGACAACtctatttttttctgtttttctttctaatatatatatatttttttttattcactcaCATTTTTAAAGAATTAGATAAATATTCAGAAAAACACCTATCATGCCATTAGGTGAATTCTACATTTTCCATCTATGTAATCTTCTTGAAAAACTAgaaattttactcaaattaGTAAATACAGTACGGTATACAACGAAATGTCATGAGATGGC contains:
- the LOC120325744 gene encoding endoplasmic reticulum lectin 1-like translates to MFADIFKFALFIVWTSYSYAILDDSIVYNLNWPGKTFELKDSATKSEDYNDEDAVIIKTDKNEKYKCMIPSSAKGKNEKDDFQSSASPVELLSPVLKQKPCTYRLETYWTYEICHGKHIRQYHEEKAAGGVIKLQEFFLGYFSEEPDSKGVFNKLGNIPKGAKDIPAKKLDGIMTPYYPIDMGNGTACELKNGGKRKTRVLYVCHPESRNEIMSVSETSSCEYELVILTPTLCANPFYKVKGTPVNEIYCTSLDDSPRKPKTLVKQNIENNFANQQHFTAPKRHEETEIELEHTRDDYRRVDSPEISKQTDKALVRDFLSGDFCLRGSSGWWNYEYCYGKHVKQYHDDKTMGRAIIMVGKWDKEAHLNWAKNRRARIYREEYDATTKTTDKKVIMVEHFYHKGDFCEAIGKPREVIVKLKCKASSSKHAVTIYLREPATCSYILGVESPIICDLLDTADSNGLFTQTED